Proteins co-encoded in one Flavobacteriaceae bacterium MAR_2009_75 genomic window:
- a CDS encoding PhnB protein: MKSNLQFDFTVNKENNTVHVQREFAASLELVWEAWTNPEILDQWWAPKPYQTKTKSMDFREGGSWLYQMYNTQSEKQQECHWCKNDYLKIVNQSMFSGLDAFCDENGTVNQEMPRTQWTNVFTENVDTTLVTITATYESLSDLEKIIEMGFKEGFTMAMENLDQYIEAQFQLRKQNKPNNKSRVTTYLNFSGNTEEAFIFYKSVFKTNFIGNGIQRFGDIPADAATPPVANAIKNMVLHVELPILGGHILMGTDAPKEMGFTLKEGNNMHICLEPETREEADRLFNELSVEGNVTMPMANMFFGSYFGQFSDKYGINWMINYQNKT; encoded by the coding sequence ATGAAAAGTAATCTGCAATTCGACTTTACTGTGAATAAAGAAAACAACACGGTTCATGTTCAACGTGAGTTTGCCGCAAGTCTTGAATTGGTTTGGGAAGCATGGACAAATCCGGAAATACTCGACCAATGGTGGGCACCAAAACCCTATCAAACTAAAACCAAATCAATGGATTTTAGAGAAGGCGGCAGTTGGCTTTACCAAATGTATAACACACAAAGTGAAAAACAACAAGAATGTCATTGGTGTAAAAATGACTATCTCAAAATTGTCAATCAATCAATGTTTTCGGGCTTAGACGCATTTTGTGATGAAAATGGAACAGTTAACCAAGAGATGCCCAGAACACAATGGACAAATGTCTTCACGGAAAATGTTGATACAACACTGGTAACGATTACAGCAACCTATGAAAGTCTTTCAGACCTAGAGAAAATTATTGAAATGGGCTTTAAAGAAGGATTTACAATGGCAATGGAAAATCTTGACCAATATATTGAAGCGCAATTTCAATTAAGAAAACAAAATAAACCCAACAACAAATCTAGGGTAACCACTTATTTAAATTTTTCTGGAAACACAGAAGAGGCATTTATTTTCTACAAATCAGTTTTTAAAACTAATTTTATAGGTAATGGCATTCAACGTTTCGGTGATATTCCTGCTGATGCAGCAACTCCACCCGTTGCAAATGCTATCAAGAACATGGTGCTACACGTAGAGCTTCCCATTCTTGGAGGTCATATTTTAATGGGAACAGATGCCCCGAAAGAAATGGGTTTTACGCTCAAAGAAGGAAACAACATGCACATATGCCTTGAGCCTGAAACAAGAGAAGAAGCAGACAGACTTTTTAATGAACTCTCTGTTGAAGGTAATGTTACTATGCCAATGGCAAATATGTTCTTTGGCTCTTATTTTGGACAATTTTCCGATAAATATGGTATTAACTGGATGATTAACTATCAAAACAAAACTTAA
- a CDS encoding DoxX-like protein, translating to MKKTIIFIVSLLFGLMFINAGLNKFLNYMPMPDDLPEKMIKVMTAFMEINWLMPLVGFIEVLGGILFIVPKTRALGAIVIFPIMIGILLTNIFYAPSGLPIAILLLLINFWVMYENRGKYISLVK from the coding sequence ATGAAAAAGACAATAATTTTTATTGTAAGCCTGCTTTTTGGACTTATGTTCATAAACGCAGGGCTAAATAAGTTTCTAAATTACATGCCAATGCCTGATGACCTGCCCGAGAAAATGATTAAGGTAATGACCGCATTTATGGAAATAAACTGGCTTATGCCATTGGTTGGTTTTATTGAAGTTCTTGGCGGAATATTATTTATTGTTCCGAAAACAAGAGCGCTGGGTGCAATTGTGATTTTTCCAATAATGATAGGCATACTTCTAACAAACATTTTTTATGCACCAAGTGGATTACCTATCGCTATACTATTGCTTTTAATTAATTTTTGGGTAATGTATGAGAATAGAGGTAAATATATATCATTGGTGAAATAA
- a CDS encoding ArsR family transcriptional regulator: MKLRRDIFQAISDPTRRAILVLLTSQAMTAGAIAENFDAARPTISKHIQILNECELVEATPQGREIYYELKIEKMKEIDKWLEQFRKIWEDRFDQLDNLLLKLKNNKNEK; this comes from the coding sequence ATGAAATTAAGAAGAGACATATTTCAGGCAATTTCCGATCCGACAAGACGAGCGATACTCGTTCTATTAACTTCACAAGCCATGACTGCAGGGGCAATTGCAGAGAATTTTGATGCAGCACGACCTACCATTTCAAAGCACATTCAAATTTTGAACGAGTGCGAACTGGTTGAAGCTACCCCACAAGGGCGAGAAATATATTATGAGCTGAAAATCGAAAAAATGAAAGAAATAGATAAATGGTTGGAACAGTTCAGAAAAATTTGGGAAGATCGATTCGACCAACTTGACAATTTATTATTAAAACTTAAAAACAATAAAAATGAAAAGTAA
- a CDS encoding CTP synthase, with translation MSQTKYIFVTGGVTSSLGKGIIAASLAKLLQARGYKTTIQKLDPYINVDPGTLNPYEHGECYVTDDGAETDLDLGHYERFLNVRTSQANNVTTGRIYQSVIEKERRGEFLGKTVQVVPHITNEIKERVQVLGNSGEYDIVITEIGGTVGDIESLPYIEAVRQLLWELGENNAIVIHLTLVPFLSAAGELKTKPTQHSVKTLMESGIKADILVCRTEHQISDEIKDKLALFCNVKREAVIQSIDASTIYDVPILMQEEGLDKVVLQKLALPNISEPNLTRWSQFLEKHKNPQHEVSIGLVGKYVELQDSYKSILESFIHAGAANEVRVNIRSIHSEHLSDSNLQNKLKGLDGILVAPGFGERGIEGKVNAVRYARENGIPFLGICLGMQMAVIEYARNVLGLKDANSTEMNGNSENPVINLMEEQKNITNKGGTMRLGAWDCELEDGSLAKEVYDGATEISERHRHRYEFNNEYKSTLENAGLKATGINKATGLVEIVELANHPWFVGVQYHPEYKSTVANPHPLFVSFVKAALAYKKKQTNATMA, from the coding sequence ATGTCTCAGACAAAGTATATTTTCGTTACGGGAGGTGTTACTTCTTCTCTAGGGAAAGGTATTATAGCCGCATCGCTCGCCAAATTGCTACAGGCCCGTGGCTACAAGACCACCATTCAAAAACTGGATCCGTATATCAACGTAGACCCCGGTACTCTTAACCCGTACGAACATGGCGAATGCTATGTTACCGACGATGGTGCCGAAACAGACCTCGACCTTGGTCATTACGAACGGTTTCTTAATGTGAGAACTTCACAGGCCAATAATGTAACTACAGGTAGAATTTACCAAAGCGTAATCGAAAAAGAACGCCGCGGTGAGTTTTTGGGCAAGACCGTGCAAGTAGTGCCCCATATTACCAATGAAATAAAAGAACGTGTTCAGGTATTGGGCAATAGCGGTGAATATGATATCGTTATTACCGAAATCGGGGGTACCGTGGGTGATATAGAGTCGCTACCTTATATTGAAGCGGTAAGACAATTGCTTTGGGAGCTTGGTGAAAACAATGCAATTGTAATTCATTTGACTCTGGTTCCATTTTTATCAGCTGCCGGTGAACTAAAGACCAAGCCAACACAGCACTCTGTAAAAACTTTGATGGAAAGTGGTATCAAGGCCGATATTTTGGTCTGCCGTACCGAACACCAAATTTCAGATGAGATAAAAGATAAACTGGCACTTTTCTGTAACGTTAAGCGCGAAGCGGTCATACAATCGATAGATGCTTCGACCATTTACGATGTGCCTATTTTGATGCAAGAAGAGGGGTTAGATAAGGTAGTGCTACAAAAATTAGCTTTGCCGAATATATCTGAACCTAACCTAACACGGTGGAGCCAATTCTTAGAAAAACATAAAAACCCGCAACATGAAGTTTCTATCGGTCTTGTGGGCAAATATGTCGAGTTGCAAGATTCGTACAAGTCGATTCTTGAATCTTTCATTCACGCAGGTGCTGCCAACGAGGTCAGGGTGAATATCAGATCAATTCACTCAGAACACTTGTCCGATAGTAATTTGCAGAACAAGCTTAAAGGTTTAGATGGCATTTTAGTCGCCCCTGGGTTTGGTGAAAGGGGTATCGAGGGTAAGGTGAATGCGGTTCGTTACGCCCGTGAAAACGGAATTCCTTTTTTAGGTATTTGTTTGGGTATGCAAATGGCGGTAATCGAGTATGCCAGAAATGTACTTGGGTTGAAAGATGCCAATTCTACCGAAATGAACGGCAATTCTGAAAATCCGGTCATTAATTTGATGGAAGAGCAAAAGAACATCACCAATAAAGGCGGTACCATGCGTTTGGGCGCTTGGGACTGTGAACTTGAAGATGGCAGTCTGGCGAAAGAAGTTTATGATGGGGCCACTGAAATATCAGAGCGGCACCGTCACCGCTATGAGTTCAATAATGAGTATAAATCTACTTTAGAGAATGCCGGTCTCAAAGCAACGGGTATCAATAAAGCCACAGGTTTGGTCGAGATAGTCGAATTGGCGAACCACCCTTGGTTCGTCGGTGTTCAGTACCACCCTGAATATAAGAGTACCGTGGCGAACCCTCACCCTCTGTTTGTCAGCTTTGTAAAAGCGGCTCTGGCGTACAAAAAGAAACAAACTAATGCCACTATGGCATAA
- a CDS encoding hydroxypyruvate isomerase yields MERRKFISASAAASVGLVACKSTNAMATTSDETTEKLKGNINHSVCRWCYSKIPMEEFLKNLNELGIKAMDLTGPEDWPIMKKYGIHASMCWGAGKGILEGWNDPKLHEELIADYKRVIPLVAEAGYTNLICFSGNRNGMDDEVGLKNCAEGLKQIMPDAEKHGVVIQMELLNSKVDHADYMCDTSAWGVELCKQIGSDNFKLLYDIYHMQIMEGDIIRNIQDYHQYFGHYHTGGNPGRNEINDTQELFYPAIMKAILDTGFKGYVAQEFIPTWDDKIAALKEGVTICDV; encoded by the coding sequence ATGGAACGAAGAAAATTCATTAGTGCCTCCGCTGCAGCATCAGTTGGTCTCGTCGCATGCAAAAGTACAAATGCTATGGCGACCACCTCTGATGAAACTACCGAAAAGTTAAAGGGAAACATTAATCATAGTGTTTGCAGATGGTGCTATAGTAAAATTCCTATGGAAGAATTTCTCAAGAATCTCAATGAACTCGGTATAAAGGCGATGGACCTTACCGGCCCTGAAGATTGGCCTATCATGAAAAAATACGGCATTCACGCCTCAATGTGCTGGGGTGCGGGAAAAGGGATTCTCGAAGGATGGAACGACCCTAAACTACATGAAGAACTTATAGCCGATTACAAAAGGGTAATACCTCTAGTAGCCGAAGCGGGTTACACCAACCTGATCTGTTTTAGCGGAAACCGTAATGGCATGGATGATGAAGTCGGACTCAAAAACTGTGCTGAAGGCCTTAAACAAATCATGCCAGATGCCGAGAAGCATGGTGTTGTTATACAAATGGAACTATTGAACTCGAAAGTTGACCATGCCGACTACATGTGCGATACCAGTGCTTGGGGCGTAGAACTTTGCAAGCAAATAGGCTCCGATAACTTTAAACTGCTCTATGATATCTACCATATGCAAATTATGGAGGGTGATATCATCAGAAATATACAAGACTATCATCAATACTTCGGTCACTACCACACGGGCGGCAACCCCGGTCGTAACGAAATTAATGATACTCAAGAGTTATTTTACCCGGCCATAATGAAAGCAATTTTAGATACTGGCTTTAAAGGTTACGTGGCCCAAGAATTTATTCCCACTTGGGACGATAAGATAGCTGCCCTAAAAGAAGGGGTCACTATTTGTGATGTTTAG
- a CDS encoding cation diffusion facilitator family transporter: MNNEQTAIRTTYFSIIGNTALALIKGLAGFFGNSYALIADAIESTTDIFASFLVLLGFKYAKRPADENHPYGHGKIEPLITFGVVAFLVVSATIIAYESILNIQTPHKIPKSWTLIVLGLIIVWKEISFQIVIKKSKQTNSSSLKADAWHHRSDAITSVMAFIGISIAIIFGKGYETADDWAALFASAFILYNSYLILRPALGEVMDEQLYEDLILEIREKSIEVKGVLDTEKCFIRKSGMKYHVDLHAIVNSEITVKSGHDIAHKLKDYLREKIPNLGHVLIHIEPNE; the protein is encoded by the coding sequence ATGAATAACGAACAAACTGCAATACGAACAACTTATTTCAGCATAATTGGAAATACTGCGTTGGCTTTGATAAAAGGACTTGCAGGATTTTTTGGGAATTCTTATGCTTTAATTGCAGATGCGATTGAATCAACAACTGATATTTTTGCTTCATTTTTAGTTTTATTAGGTTTTAAATATGCAAAACGACCAGCAGACGAAAATCATCCCTATGGACACGGAAAAATTGAACCATTAATTACATTTGGAGTAGTTGCTTTTCTTGTTGTTTCTGCCACAATAATCGCTTATGAAAGTATCCTAAACATTCAAACACCACATAAAATCCCGAAATCTTGGACTTTGATTGTTTTGGGTCTAATAATAGTTTGGAAAGAAATCTCATTTCAAATCGTAATTAAGAAAAGTAAACAAACGAATAGTTCTTCCCTAAAAGCAGATGCTTGGCATCATAGAAGTGATGCAATAACTTCGGTAATGGCATTTATCGGAATTTCAATAGCAATCATATTTGGAAAAGGTTATGAAACAGCAGATGATTGGGCTGCATTATTTGCTTCCGCATTTATCTTATATAATAGTTATTTAATCTTACGACCAGCTTTAGGAGAAGTTATGGACGAGCAACTTTATGAAGACCTAATACTTGAAATTAGAGAAAAATCAATAGAAGTTAAAGGTGTTTTGGATACTGAAAAATGTTTCATTCGAAAATCAGGAATGAAATATCACGTTGATTTACACGCAATTGTAAATAGTGAAATAACAGTAAAATCAGGGCACGATATTGCACATAAATTAAAGGACTATTTACGAGAAAAAATACCGAATTTAGGACACGTACTAATTCATATTGAACCGAATGAATAA
- a CDS encoding fasciclin domain-containing protein (manually curated), whose translation MGALTMEDNTTFTDLLSDGEQMFTVFAPTNEAFTSFENSNSNDLNMILANHVIAGSSLAAADFSNMYANTAATNEDGDNLSIYVNVDDGVQLNGQSSVIISDVVTTNGIIHAVDTVIDLPTVVTFAVADSDNFSSLVGALTAEGQPDFVSVLSSTTDNKPFTVFAPINSAFEALDEVPEGETLTAVLNHHVIAEANIVSADLSDGLVSPATLEGDTVSFTETDGSFTITDGAGNMGTAIVKADVQAINGVVHAIDMVLIPNTEN comes from the coding sequence GTGGGTGCACTCACTATGGAAGATAATACCACTTTTACCGATTTATTAAGTGATGGCGAGCAGATGTTTACGGTGTTCGCTCCTACAAACGAAGCATTCACATCTTTTGAAAACTCTAATTCTAACGATTTGAATATGATATTGGCCAATCACGTAATCGCCGGTTCATCGTTAGCAGCAGCTGATTTCTCGAACATGTACGCCAATACTGCAGCGACCAATGAAGACGGAGATAATTTAAGTATCTACGTAAATGTTGACGATGGTGTTCAATTGAACGGACAAAGTAGCGTAATCATAAGCGATGTGGTAACTACCAATGGTATTATTCATGCTGTTGATACCGTAATCGACCTGCCAACAGTGGTCACTTTTGCGGTAGCCGATAGTGATAATTTCTCGAGCTTAGTAGGCGCGCTTACCGCCGAAGGCCAGCCCGACTTTGTATCGGTATTGAGTTCTACCACCGACAATAAACCTTTCACCGTATTCGCACCGATCAATAGTGCATTCGAAGCTTTGGATGAAGTGCCTGAGGGCGAAACTTTAACAGCGGTATTGAACCACCATGTGATTGCCGAAGCGAATATTGTATCAGCAGATTTAAGTGACGGCTTGGTGTCTCCTGCAACTTTAGAGGGCGATACGGTAAGCTTTACAGAGACTGATGGTTCTTTTACCATAACTGATGGTGCCGGAAATATGGGCACTGCTATTGTCAAGGCAGATGTACAGGCCATCAATGGAGTCGTACATGCCATAGATATGGTTTTGATTCCGAATACAGAGAATTAA
- a CDS encoding LytTR family two component transcriptional regulator produces MLKAIIVDDEQHCIEALERLIIQNKVDIDLKASVSEVKEAIKAIELYDPDVIFLDVHLRNGTGFDLLKQLGNIDFYIVFTTAYEEYAVNAFKYSAFDYLLKPIDPEEFQETIKRLQEKRNEESHSKRLEVLFHNFQSNFEGIKKIAIPTIRDYTFLNIPDIVRCESDGNYTKIFALKGKKLTSTRTLKYFEDFLGDIQFFRIHKSHYVNLTHVEKYIKGKGGYVVMSDGTTLEVAVRRKEEFLKRLSY; encoded by the coding sequence ATGTTGAAAGCAATTATTGTAGATGATGAGCAACATTGCATTGAAGCTCTCGAAAGATTAATAATTCAAAATAAGGTAGATATCGATTTAAAAGCCTCTGTTTCAGAAGTGAAGGAAGCAATAAAAGCCATCGAACTGTATGATCCAGATGTGATTTTTTTAGATGTACACCTTAGAAACGGCACTGGTTTCGATTTGTTGAAGCAACTAGGGAATATTGATTTTTATATCGTTTTTACAACAGCTTATGAAGAGTATGCCGTTAATGCCTTTAAATATTCGGCCTTCGATTATTTGTTAAAGCCGATCGATCCCGAAGAATTTCAAGAAACTATTAAAAGACTACAAGAAAAAAGAAATGAAGAAAGTCACTCTAAACGGTTAGAAGTGCTCTTTCATAATTTTCAAAGCAATTTCGAAGGAATTAAAAAAATTGCCATCCCCACCATAAGAGATTATACTTTTCTGAATATACCAGATATCGTTAGATGTGAATCTGATGGCAATTACACCAAGATATTTGCATTAAAGGGTAAAAAACTTACCTCTACGAGAACCTTGAAATATTTTGAAGATTTTTTAGGTGATATTCAGTTCTTTCGTATTCATAAATCACATTATGTAAACTTGACCCATGTAGAAAAATATATAAAAGGAAAGGGTGGATATGTAGTTATGTCTGACGGAACAACTCTGGAAGTGGCGGTAAGACGAAAAGAAGAATTCTTGAAAAGACTGAGCTATTAA
- a CDS encoding transposase InsO family protein: MPWKEQTIMEQKIEFICEWRTGKYTITELCRAFKISRPTAYKIIARFENEGYEGLRELSRKPRGPHPNATNEKVVSRILELKEKHKAWGAKKLHTLLYKDFPDEIIPSVLTVHNILKKHGLVSPQKRLRRVKPIHPIFDPKHCNQVWSADYKGKFLMGNKIYCHPLTIADSKSRFVFTAKGHYKENLASAKAEFKRVFRKFGIPGQIHTDNGSPFGSVAAIQRFTRLSYWFIELGIMPVFSDPAQPQQNGRHERMHRDLKAACANPSAYDLKAQQRRLNSFVKEYNNLRPHEALNMKTPAYVHEFSARPFPERIPNFDYDSKMKVLKVTQNGAIRWKAYNWVYLSASLQGKHIGALDIGNGIWRVFYRNVFLGYFDEHVFRKKEQSVRLETNLV, translated from the coding sequence ATGCCTTGGAAAGAACAGACGATTATGGAGCAAAAAATTGAATTCATCTGTGAATGGCGAACTGGAAAATACACCATCACAGAGCTTTGTAGAGCCTTTAAAATCTCAAGACCGACGGCTTACAAAATCATTGCCCGGTTTGAAAACGAAGGCTATGAAGGGCTAAGGGAACTATCCAGAAAACCACGTGGCCCACATCCCAATGCCACCAATGAAAAGGTGGTGAGCCGCATTCTTGAATTGAAGGAAAAGCACAAGGCATGGGGAGCTAAAAAATTGCACACCTTGTTGTATAAAGATTTCCCCGATGAAATAATCCCATCGGTCTTGACCGTTCATAACATCCTCAAAAAACATGGATTGGTGTCGCCTCAAAAAAGGCTTAGAAGAGTCAAGCCCATACACCCCATCTTTGACCCAAAACATTGTAACCAAGTATGGAGTGCCGACTACAAAGGCAAGTTTCTTATGGGCAATAAAATCTATTGTCATCCCCTTACGATCGCAGACTCGAAGAGCCGCTTCGTATTTACCGCAAAAGGGCATTACAAAGAAAACCTTGCATCGGCCAAAGCAGAGTTCAAAAGGGTTTTCAGGAAATTCGGCATCCCCGGACAAATCCATACCGACAATGGAAGTCCTTTTGGTTCCGTGGCCGCGATTCAACGATTTACCAGGTTATCCTATTGGTTCATCGAACTCGGAATCATGCCCGTGTTTTCCGACCCGGCACAGCCACAACAGAACGGAAGACATGAACGTATGCACAGGGATTTAAAGGCCGCTTGTGCCAATCCTTCAGCTTATGACCTAAAAGCCCAACAAAGACGCTTGAACAGCTTTGTAAAAGAATATAACAACCTAAGACCGCATGAAGCATTGAACATGAAAACACCCGCCTATGTACACGAATTTTCAGCAAGACCTTTCCCCGAAAGAATCCCCAACTTTGATTACGATTCCAAAATGAAAGTCTTAAAAGTTACACAGAATGGAGCCATCAGATGGAAGGCCTACAATTGGGTTTACCTTTCCGCTTCGCTCCAAGGTAAACATATCGGAGCACTGGACATTGGCAATGGTATTTGGAGGGTGTTTTATAGAAACGTATTTTTAGGATACTTTGATGAACATGTGTTTAGAAAGAAAGAACAATCAGTAAGGTTAGAAACTAACTTAGTGTAA
- a CDS encoding protein translocase subunit yidC, producing MEEKKFDINSIIGFVLIFGILIFMFYQNRPTPEELEAQKAEQERVTQEEEANTLQSNDSPEEATINLQDSTAVANYKNKLGAFGFTQPNDKITKLENDLVSLEISNKGGQIIEARMKQFHTYDSIPVYLVKDGNAAFGLNFTTSDNRVLNTKDLYFEPSLTESNGNQVLSMKAKAGPSSFLEYRYEMKEDDYLVDFTIRSQGLNGVIDGSRPVELVWSLKGFRHDQSVEYENRYTELTYNYEDDKIDYLSVSSDDEETEEDVKWLSYKQHFFSSILATNKGNFKTVDFSSKNLVEEESKETKYTKSFRSVIPLEVVGGELVQNMHWYYGPTDIKVLEQYEELGLDDSISFGWGIFGWLNRYVFTPFYTFLSSFLPFGLAIVVMTILVRLAMSPATYKSYLSQAKMKVLRPEINELNEKYKDNAMKKQQETMKLYGKAGVSPMSGCVPAVLQMPIFYALFMFFPTSFALRQKSFLWAEDLSSYDTIAELPFNIPFYGDHISLFPILASVAIFFYMTMTTGQNMPQQPGMPNMKFIMYLMPVMMLFFFNNYASGLSLYYFVSNLITIGIMLVIKNFILDNDKIHAQIQENKKKPKKENKFQKKMREMMEEAERQKKTGK from the coding sequence ATGGAAGAAAAAAAGTTTGATATCAACTCCATCATCGGCTTCGTGCTGATTTTTGGAATACTAATCTTCATGTTTTATCAAAACAGGCCAACGCCTGAAGAACTTGAAGCACAAAAGGCTGAACAGGAGCGTGTAACGCAAGAGGAGGAGGCCAATACCCTTCAGAGTAACGATAGCCCTGAAGAAGCAACTATCAATTTGCAAGATTCTACCGCCGTAGCCAATTATAAGAATAAGCTCGGGGCATTTGGTTTTACCCAGCCGAACGATAAAATCACCAAGTTAGAAAATGATTTGGTATCGCTTGAAATCAGTAACAAGGGCGGTCAAATCATAGAGGCGCGTATGAAGCAATTTCATACCTATGATTCCATTCCGGTGTATTTGGTCAAAGATGGCAATGCCGCATTCGGCTTGAATTTCACGACCTCGGATAATAGGGTTTTGAATACCAAAGACCTTTATTTTGAACCTTCACTGACCGAAAGCAACGGTAACCAAGTACTTTCGATGAAAGCCAAGGCGGGGCCTAGTTCTTTTCTTGAGTATCGATACGAAATGAAAGAAGACGATTATCTCGTTGATTTTACCATACGTTCCCAAGGTCTTAACGGTGTAATTGATGGCAGTAGGCCCGTAGAGCTAGTATGGTCTCTTAAAGGCTTTCGTCATGATCAGAGTGTAGAGTACGAAAATCGCTATACCGAGCTGACTTATAATTACGAAGATGATAAAATCGATTATTTGTCGGTTAGCAGTGATGATGAAGAAACAGAAGAAGACGTCAAATGGCTTTCTTATAAACAGCATTTTTTCAGCTCTATTCTGGCCACTAACAAGGGTAACTTTAAAACTGTTGATTTCAGTTCAAAAAATTTGGTCGAAGAAGAGAGTAAAGAGACCAAGTATACCAAGTCGTTCCGTTCGGTAATACCTCTAGAAGTAGTAGGTGGTGAATTGGTGCAAAATATGCATTGGTATTATGGTCCTACTGATATCAAGGTTTTAGAGCAGTACGAAGAATTAGGGCTTGACGATTCAATTTCCTTCGGATGGGGTATTTTCGGTTGGTTGAACCGTTACGTGTTCACACCTTTCTATACCTTTCTAAGTTCGTTCTTGCCCTTTGGTCTCGCAATTGTGGTCATGACTATTTTAGTTAGGTTGGCCATGTCTCCCGCTACGTACAAGTCGTATTTGTCACAGGCAAAGATGAAAGTTTTGAGACCTGAAATCAACGAGCTGAACGAAAAGTATAAAGACAATGCCATGAAAAAGCAGCAAGAGACCATGAAGCTGTATGGTAAAGCAGGCGTAAGCCCTATGAGCGGTTGTGTGCCAGCGGTTTTACAGATGCCTATTTTCTACGCCTTGTTTATGTTTTTCCCAACCTCTTTTGCCTTAAGACAGAAATCGTTCTTATGGGCCGAAGATCTTTCATCATATGATACCATTGCCGAGTTGCCATTTAATATACCGTTTTATGGTGACCACATCAGTCTTTTCCCGATTTTGGCGTCGGTGGCTATATTCTTTTATATGACGATGACTACCGGGCAGAATATGCCACAACAGCCGGGTATGCCCAACATGAAGTTTATCATGTATTTGATGCCGGTAATGATGTTGTTCTTCTTTAATAACTATGCGAGTGGCTTGAGTTTATATTATTTTGTCTCAAACCTGATTACCATTGGTATCATGTTGGTCATTAAGAATTTTATACTTGATAATGATAAAATTCATGCCCAGATTCAAGAGAATAAGAAAAAGCCTAAAAAGGAGAATAAGTTCCAGAAGAAAATGAGGGAGATGATGGAAGAAGCGGAACGTCAAAAAAAGACAGGCAAATAA